One genomic segment of Salinigranum rubrum includes these proteins:
- a CDS encoding deoxyribonuclease IV: MRVGAHESIAGGVFNAVDLLLDDGGNCGQIFTHSPQVWQDPNIADDEADQFRTLSEENGVGPWVIHSSYLVNLCTPKDGLRQKSLDSMQKEVDAASFLDIEYVNVHLGAHTGAGVEQGLDNAVSVLDDLSIPDDVTVLIESDAGSGTKLGGDFAHLAYVLEESAQDLDVCVDTAHAFAAGYDLSTAEAVDSVVTEFDDVVGLEHLQCIHLNDSKHACGTNKDEHAHIGEGEIGVEGMRRIVTHPDLADVPFVLETPNGEDKGFAWNISRVRELADEA; this comes from the coding sequence ATGCGAGTAGGCGCACACGAATCTATCGCTGGCGGCGTGTTCAACGCAGTGGACTTGCTTCTCGACGACGGCGGCAACTGCGGGCAGATATTCACGCACTCCCCGCAAGTCTGGCAGGACCCGAACATCGCTGACGACGAGGCCGATCAGTTCCGAACGCTCTCCGAGGAGAACGGCGTCGGCCCCTGGGTCATCCACTCGTCGTACCTCGTGAACCTCTGCACTCCCAAGGACGGCCTCCGCCAGAAGTCGCTCGACTCGATGCAGAAGGAGGTCGACGCCGCTTCCTTCCTCGACATCGAGTACGTCAACGTCCACCTCGGCGCGCACACGGGAGCGGGCGTCGAACAGGGCCTCGACAACGCCGTGAGCGTCCTCGACGACCTCTCGATTCCCGACGACGTCACGGTGCTCATCGAGAGCGACGCCGGGTCGGGAACGAAACTCGGCGGCGACTTCGCACACCTCGCGTACGTGCTCGAAGAGTCCGCACAGGACCTCGACGTCTGCGTCGACACCGCCCACGCCTTCGCGGCGGGCTACGACCTCTCGACCGCCGAGGCCGTCGACTCGGTCGTGACGGAGTTCGACGACGTGGTGGGGCTGGAACACCTCCAGTGCATCCACCTCAACGACTCCAAACACGCCTGCGGGACCAACAAGGACGAACACGCTCACATCGGCGAGGGAGAAATCGGCGTCGAGGGGATGCGCCGCATCGTCACTCACCCGGACCTCGCGGACGTCCCGTTCGTCTTGGAGACGCCGAACGGGGAGGACAAGGGGTTCGCGTGGAACATCTCGCGCGTGCGAGAACTCGCGGACGAGGCCTGA
- a CDS encoding class I SAM-dependent methyltransferase, with product MRRFTADYLRRTREGMWDGSRAALSPLELPECERILDVGAGTGELSRVLAEESGGAVVCLDADPRLLDVARAETDLPVVVGDATRLPFANDSFDLVVCQALLVNLPVPEHALREFARVSSNRVAAVEPDNAAVGVDSTVEREVELERRVREAYLEGVETDVALGDHLPELFATAGLGDVRTERYHHDKRVEPPYDAVDVEDAKRKATGEGLDTHGTELRRALTDVAYDDLRREWRAMGRTVAEQMSAEEYRRAEVVPFDVVVGRVPDCTAFESFSDGVS from the coding sequence GTGCGCAGGTTCACCGCCGACTACCTCAGACGGACGCGCGAGGGGATGTGGGACGGGTCGCGTGCGGCGCTTTCACCGCTGGAACTCCCCGAATGCGAGCGAATTCTCGACGTCGGCGCGGGGACGGGCGAACTCTCGCGCGTCCTCGCCGAGGAGTCGGGCGGAGCGGTCGTCTGTCTCGACGCCGACCCGCGGTTGCTCGACGTCGCACGCGCGGAGACCGACCTCCCGGTGGTCGTCGGCGACGCCACGCGACTCCCGTTCGCGAACGACTCGTTCGACCTCGTGGTCTGCCAGGCGCTGCTCGTGAACCTCCCTGTCCCCGAACACGCGCTCCGTGAGTTCGCCCGCGTCTCCTCGAACCGGGTGGCCGCGGTCGAACCCGACAACGCCGCCGTCGGCGTCGACTCGACCGTCGAACGGGAGGTCGAACTCGAACGACGGGTTCGAGAGGCGTATCTCGAGGGGGTCGAGACCGACGTCGCCCTCGGCGACCACCTCCCCGAACTGTTCGCCACGGCCGGCCTCGGCGACGTCCGAACCGAGCGATACCACCACGACAAACGCGTCGAACCACCCTACGACGCCGTCGACGTCGAGGACGCGAAGCGGAAGGCCACCGGCGAGGGGCTCGATACCCACGGGACTGAACTCCGCCGGGCGCTCACGGACGTCGCGTACGACGACCTTCGGCGCGAGTGGCGTGCGATGGGACGGACGGTCGCCGAGCAGATGAGCGCCGAGGAGTACCGCCGCGCCGAGGTGGTACCGTTCGACGTGGTCGTCGGCCGTGTCCCGGACTGCACGGCGTTCGAGAGTTTCTCCGACGGTGTCAGCTAG
- a CDS encoding OsmC family protein, whose protein sequence is MVGTPAVKTYEVAADCTGPKAATVTVRDLAVEIDAPESSGGANHGPTPVEFLLGSLAGCFNVTGSYVAREMDLDLTIRAVSASGDLDTTTYLTGEGTRAGYGRIRVSVEVETTATAKELEAWRRETERRNPVLDTIARPTPVGVDVDVRVDD, encoded by the coding sequence ATGGTTGGGACCCCTGCGGTGAAGACGTACGAGGTTGCGGCCGACTGTACCGGGCCGAAGGCCGCGACGGTGACCGTTCGCGACCTCGCGGTCGAGATCGACGCGCCCGAGTCTTCGGGCGGTGCGAACCACGGACCGACGCCCGTCGAGTTCCTCCTCGGGTCGCTGGCCGGGTGTTTCAACGTGACCGGGAGCTACGTGGCGCGGGAGATGGATCTCGATCTGACCATCCGGGCCGTCTCGGCGTCGGGCGACCTAGACACGACGACGTACCTGACCGGAGAGGGGACTCGCGCGGGCTACGGCCGCATCCGCGTCTCGGTCGAGGTCGAGACCACCGCCACGGCGAAGGAACTCGAAGCGTGGCGGCGCGAGACGGAGCGGCGGAACCCCGTCCTCGACACCATCGCTCGGCCGACGCCGGTCGGCGTCGACGTCGACGTTCGAGTCGACGACTGA
- a CDS encoding zinc ribbon domain-containing protein, with protein MSPPAHHDDGSGCPKCGHTETEVDDIATSGTGLSKMFDIQNRTFTVVSCTNCGYSELYRGQSGGNLVDLFLG; from the coding sequence ATGAGCCCTCCAGCACATCACGACGACGGATCGGGCTGTCCGAAGTGCGGCCACACCGAGACCGAGGTCGACGACATCGCGACGTCCGGAACCGGACTCTCGAAGATGTTCGACATCCAGAACCGAACGTTCACGGTCGTCTCGTGTACGAACTGCGGCTACTCCGAACTCTACCGAGGACAGTCGGGCGGGAACCTCGTCGACCTCTTCTTGGGCTGA
- a CDS encoding DUF7095 family protein: MDRDVALDYVQRILETVETGEMPVPVREVWVYGDVALGLDPVDRLDVYVTKDMLMRGDRSAGERFETEYGVKGVGSSVRASWAEGFPEFLRTNDNGYAAPEKCLAAHLLREVDDEVHLEVCNASFDQNVTQRMKGAVAREAYEEILDPRGVQLWVDGTRDEEALSRLREGSLAFPTLSAALEMLGLDEEAAEEAADVLREYRATQSGTTVRGDVV; encoded by the coding sequence ATGGACCGAGACGTCGCTCTCGACTACGTGCAGCGGATACTCGAAACGGTCGAGACCGGGGAGATGCCCGTTCCCGTCCGCGAAGTGTGGGTGTACGGCGACGTCGCCCTCGGTCTCGACCCCGTCGACCGGCTCGACGTCTACGTCACGAAGGACATGCTCATGCGCGGTGACCGCTCCGCGGGGGAGCGGTTCGAGACCGAGTACGGCGTCAAGGGCGTCGGCTCCTCGGTCAGGGCGTCGTGGGCGGAGGGCTTCCCGGAGTTCCTCCGGACGAACGACAACGGCTACGCCGCACCCGAGAAGTGTCTCGCCGCGCATCTTCTGAGAGAGGTCGACGACGAGGTCCACCTCGAAGTGTGCAACGCGAGCTTCGACCAGAACGTCACCCAGCGGATGAAGGGCGCGGTGGCCCGGGAGGCGTACGAGGAAATCCTCGACCCGCGTGGGGTTCAACTGTGGGTCGACGGGACGCGCGACGAGGAGGCGCTGTCCCGTCTGAGAGAGGGGAGCCTCGCGTTCCCGACGCTCTCGGCGGCGCTAGAGATGCTCGGACTCGACGAGGAAGCGGCGGAAGAGGCGGCGGACGTACTCAGGGAGTACCGCGCGACCCAGTCGGGAACGACTGTCCGCGGGGACGTCGTCTGA
- the ftsZ gene encoding cell division protein FtsZ, producing MQDIVQEAMQRDEAERKAQAESTGDDTFGDPRIVIVGCGGAGNNTINRLYNIGVDGAETVAINTDKQHLKMIEADTKILVGKSLTQGLGAGGDPSMGERATEMAQGTIKEVLGNADLVFVTAGMGGGTGTGAAPVVSKIAKEQGAIVVGMVSTPFNVERARTVKAEEGLEKLRNEADSIIVLDNNRLLDYVPNLPIGKAFSVMDQIIAETVKGISETITQPSLINLDYADMSTIMNQGGVAVMLVGETQDKNKTQEVVNDAMNHPLLDVDYRGASGGLVHITGGPDLTLKEAEGIANNITERLEASANVIWGARIQDEYKGKVRVMAIMTGVQSAQVLGPTTQKQADRSRQSIEAQSAGGSNSNGQQFDARQNAQAGWQSDGGRDELEKNNGLDVIR from the coding sequence ATGCAGGACATCGTCCAGGAAGCGATGCAGCGCGACGAGGCCGAGCGGAAAGCGCAGGCCGAATCGACCGGCGACGACACGTTCGGCGACCCGCGAATCGTCATCGTCGGCTGCGGTGGTGCCGGTAACAACACCATCAACCGCCTGTACAACATCGGCGTCGACGGCGCCGAGACGGTCGCCATCAACACCGACAAGCAGCACCTGAAGATGATCGAGGCCGACACCAAGATCCTCGTGGGCAAGTCGCTCACGCAGGGACTGGGTGCCGGCGGCGACCCCTCGATGGGTGAGCGCGCCACCGAGATGGCGCAGGGCACCATCAAGGAGGTACTCGGCAACGCGGACCTCGTGTTCGTGACGGCCGGGATGGGCGGCGGTACCGGGACCGGTGCCGCACCCGTCGTCTCGAAAATCGCCAAGGAACAGGGCGCCATCGTCGTGGGCATGGTGTCGACGCCGTTCAACGTCGAGCGCGCCCGGACCGTGAAGGCCGAGGAAGGCCTGGAGAAACTCCGCAACGAGGCGGACTCCATCATCGTCCTCGACAACAACCGCCTGCTCGATTACGTCCCGAACCTACCCATCGGCAAGGCGTTCTCGGTGATGGACCAGATCATCGCCGAGACGGTCAAGGGCATCTCCGAGACCATCACCCAGCCCTCGCTCATCAACCTGGACTACGCGGACATGTCCACCATCATGAACCAGGGCGGCGTCGCGGTGATGCTCGTCGGCGAGACGCAGGACAAGAACAAGACCCAGGAGGTGGTGAACGACGCGATGAACCATCCCCTCCTCGATGTCGACTACCGCGGTGCATCCGGTGGTCTGGTCCACATCACCGGTGGCCCCGACCTCACGCTGAAGGAGGCCGAGGGTATCGCGAACAACATCACCGAACGGCTGGAGGCGAGCGCCAACGTCATCTGGGGCGCGCGCATCCAGGACGAGTACAAGGGCAAGGTCCGGGTCATGGCCATCATGACCGGCGTCCAGTCCGCGCAGGTGCTCGGCCCGACGACGCAGAAACAGGCCGACCGCTCGCGCCAGAGCATCGAAGCGCAGTCCGCCGGAGGGTCGAACTCGAACGGCCAGCAGTTCGACGCCCGGCAGAACGCGCAGGCCGGCTGGCAGTCCGACGGCGGCCGCGACGAGCTCGAGAAGAACAACGGGCTCGACGTCATCCGCTGA
- a CDS encoding ribbon-helix-helix domain-containing protein, whose translation MERVTLRIPKEQIEKVERMVETGEFPNRSEAIRAAVREMINEQSETRESTSGKRSWARV comes from the coding sequence ATGGAGCGTGTGACACTACGGATCCCGAAGGAGCAGATCGAGAAAGTCGAGCGAATGGTCGAGACGGGCGAGTTCCCGAACCGGAGCGAGGCGATCCGGGCCGCCGTTCGCGAAATGATCAACGAACAGAGCGAGACCCGCGAGTCGACGTCGGGTAAGCGCAGCTGGGCGAGAGTGTAA
- a CDS encoding double zinc ribbon domain-containing protein has product MSKITFRADDDLVRRLEEFDSSKSEVMRDALRAYLDGAGRETDASTSSSEGDSIDDALAARVDALIDERLTERLRGRTAGTAPQDVNVNITVEGAAEHRETEASDDTQETEPRKTAGAYAGDEMQTSETSCGQCGENVDSDHVYCPNCGELITQPACGECGEELRSDWAFCPGCGRRTPAADVLDRT; this is encoded by the coding sequence ATGAGCAAAATCACGTTCCGCGCTGACGACGACCTCGTCCGACGCCTCGAGGAGTTCGACTCCTCGAAGAGCGAGGTCATGCGCGATGCGCTCCGCGCGTATCTCGACGGTGCGGGACGTGAGACGGACGCGTCGACGTCGTCGTCGGAGGGTGACAGCATCGACGACGCGCTCGCCGCGCGGGTCGACGCGCTGATCGACGAACGTCTCACAGAGCGTTTACGCGGGAGAACCGCCGGTACAGCCCCCCAGGACGTCAACGTCAACATCACGGTCGAGGGCGCGGCGGAGCACCGGGAGACGGAAGCGTCCGACGACACACAGGAAACGGAACCGCGTAAGACAGCCGGCGCATACGCGGGAGACGAGATGCAAACGTCGGAAACGTCGTGCGGGCAATGTGGCGAAAACGTCGACTCTGACCACGTTTACTGCCCGAACTGCGGAGAGCTGATCACCCAACCCGCGTGTGGCGAGTGCGGCGAGGAACTCCGCTCGGACTGGGCGTTCTGCCCCGGTTGTGGCCGACGAACGCCCGCAGCGGACGTTCTCGACAGAACGTAA